In a single window of the Insulibacter thermoxylanivorax genome:
- the cysK gene encoding cysteine synthase A, with the protein MAKLVQNITQLIGDTPLVRLNRVVPEDSAEIYVKLEYQNPGASVKDRIAISMVEAAEQEGKLKPGGTIVEPTSGNTGIGLAMVAAAKGYRAILVMPDTMSMERRNLLRAYGAELVLTPGAEGMKGAIRKAEEIVAENPDYFMPQQFKNLANVKIHRETTGPEIVEAIKNHDGKLDAFVAGIGTGGTITGAGSVLREHFPDIKIYAVEPAASPVLSGGQPGPHKIQGIGAGFVPDILDTGIYDEVITVENEQAFETSRRVAREEGILGGISSGAAIFAALKVAKELGKGKRVVAVLPSNGERYLSTPLYQFD; encoded by the coding sequence ATGGCCAAATTAGTACAAAACATCACCCAATTAATCGGTGACACCCCGCTGGTTCGTCTGAACCGCGTAGTGCCGGAGGACAGCGCTGAGATCTATGTCAAGCTGGAATATCAGAACCCCGGTGCCAGCGTCAAGGACCGGATCGCGATCAGCATGGTAGAGGCTGCAGAGCAAGAGGGCAAGCTGAAACCCGGCGGAACGATCGTTGAGCCGACGAGCGGCAATACAGGGATCGGTTTAGCGATGGTCGCCGCTGCCAAGGGGTATCGTGCGATCCTGGTCATGCCGGATACGATGAGCATGGAGCGCCGCAATCTGCTTCGCGCTTACGGCGCTGAGCTGGTGCTGACTCCGGGAGCAGAAGGGATGAAGGGTGCGATCCGCAAAGCTGAAGAAATCGTAGCCGAGAACCCGGATTACTTTATGCCGCAGCAATTCAAGAACTTGGCGAATGTGAAGATCCACCGCGAGACAACAGGACCTGAGATCGTAGAAGCGATCAAAAATCACGACGGCAAACTGGATGCCTTCGTTGCAGGAATCGGAACAGGCGGTACGATCACCGGTGCCGGCTCTGTATTGCGCGAGCATTTCCCCGACATCAAGATCTATGCGGTTGAGCCTGCTGCGTCCCCGGTCCTGTCCGGCGGCCAGCCAGGTCCGCATAAGATCCAAGGGATCGGTGCAGGTTTCGTTCCGGATATCCTCGATACAGGGATCTATGACGAGGTCATCACAGTGGAGAACGAACAAGCCTTTGAAACATCGCGCCGCGTAGCTCGTGAGGAGGGCATCCTCGGCGGAATCTCCTCTGGTGCAGCCATCTTCGCTGCACTGAAGGTGGCAAAGGAACTCGGCAAGGGCAAACGCGTTGTCGCTGTCCTGCCGTCCAACGGGGAGCGCTACTTGAGCACGCCGCTGTATCAGTTTGATTGA
- the hslO gene encoding Hsp33 family molecular chaperone HslO has protein sequence MRDYLIRGTALDQKVRIFGVRATEIVAELQRRHDTWPTATAALGRAVAAGLMMGAMLKDEQKLTIQIKGNGPLGQIVVDANAKGEVRGYVDNPHVDLPPNEQGKLDVKGAVGTEGALYIIKDLGLKEPYRGSIPIISGELGEDFTYYFAKSEQTPSAVAVGVLVNPDGSVRAAGGFILQLLPGLSDEEISDMERRLANLRPVTEMLDSGMSLEEIISEVVDDVKVGETMDAIFRCQCSDERVERTLISMGREELENLAGEDEPVEVVCHFCNEKYLFEKEDLQRIIEQLNQDE, from the coding sequence ATGCGAGACTATCTGATTCGCGGTACGGCATTAGATCAGAAAGTGCGGATATTCGGCGTGCGGGCAACGGAGATCGTAGCGGAACTGCAGCGCCGCCATGATACGTGGCCGACAGCTACGGCAGCGCTGGGCAGAGCGGTAGCGGCCGGGTTGATGATGGGAGCGATGCTGAAAGATGAGCAGAAACTGACCATTCAGATCAAGGGCAACGGTCCGCTCGGCCAGATTGTCGTCGATGCCAATGCCAAGGGGGAAGTGAGGGGCTATGTCGACAATCCGCATGTTGATCTGCCGCCTAATGAACAAGGAAAGCTGGACGTTAAAGGCGCTGTCGGTACCGAAGGCGCGCTGTATATCATTAAGGATCTGGGGCTGAAAGAGCCGTACCGCGGCAGTATCCCGATTATATCGGGAGAGCTGGGAGAAGACTTTACTTATTACTTTGCAAAGTCGGAACAGACCCCTTCCGCGGTAGCCGTTGGCGTGTTGGTTAACCCGGATGGTTCGGTGCGTGCTGCAGGCGGCTTCATCCTCCAGCTGCTGCCGGGACTTTCCGATGAAGAGATCAGCGATATGGAGAGAAGACTTGCAAACCTGCGCCCCGTTACCGAGATGCTTGACAGCGGAATGTCATTAGAAGAGATCATCTCTGAAGTCGTTGACGATGTGAAAGTCGGCGAGACGATGGATGCAATTTTTCGCTGCCAATGCTCGGATGAACGGGTGGAGCGGACGCTGATCAGCATGGGACGTGAAGAGTTGGAGAACTTAGCGGGTGAAGATGAACCGGTGGAAGTGGTGTGTCATTTTTGTAATGAAAAATATCTCTTCGAGAAAGAAGACCTCCAGCGAATTATCGAGCAGTTGAATCAAGATGAATGA